A single window of Candidatus Edwardsbacteria bacterium DNA harbors:
- the dnaJ gene encoding molecular chaperone DnaJ yields MTPTKRDYYEILGVPKSADESQVKQAYRALAKKHHPDMNREDPKAAEEKFKELSEAYEVLMDKQKRANYDQFGHAGVDPSFGAGGFDFRRDFTHSDDIQDIFGSLFGGGGGGSIFDMLFGGGMGGATRTRGGRQVRRGGDLNVRLSLTLEEIATGVEKTIQLKRFESCSECHGEGAKSGADIKECPACKGAGEVRQVSRSMFGQFINVGACPQCGGEGKIISNPCPGCKGEGRVKKEATIKVKVPAGVANGNYIPMRNQGNIGPKLGPAGDILVYIEEKEHPLFHRHGDDLVLGLPISYAQAALGAKVTVLMLFGKAELSIPSGTRSGKIFRMRGKGLPRLNSSGSGDQLIRVEIYIPNKLNSEEKKLLKQLGEVQNGKVPSPHKVDLSQFEE; encoded by the coding sequence ATGACTCCTACCAAACGCGACTATTACGAAATACTTGGCGTTCCCAAGAGCGCCGACGAGAGCCAGGTCAAGCAGGCCTACCGGGCCTTGGCCAAGAAGCACCATCCCGACATGAACCGGGAGGACCCCAAGGCGGCCGAGGAGAAGTTCAAGGAACTGTCCGAGGCCTACGAAGTGCTGATGGACAAGCAGAAGCGGGCCAACTACGACCAGTTCGGCCATGCCGGGGTGGATCCCAGCTTCGGGGCCGGCGGCTTCGACTTCCGGCGCGACTTCACCCACAGCGATGATATCCAGGATATATTCGGCTCGCTGTTCGGCGGAGGCGGGGGGGGCTCCATCTTCGATATGCTGTTCGGCGGCGGGATGGGCGGGGCTACCCGCACCCGGGGCGGACGGCAGGTACGGCGGGGCGGCGATCTTAACGTCCGCCTGTCCCTGACCCTGGAGGAGATCGCCACCGGGGTGGAGAAGACCATCCAATTAAAAAGATTCGAAAGCTGTTCCGAGTGCCACGGTGAGGGAGCCAAGTCCGGGGCTGATATCAAGGAATGTCCGGCCTGCAAAGGGGCGGGCGAGGTGCGGCAGGTGTCGCGTTCCATGTTCGGGCAGTTCATCAACGTGGGGGCCTGTCCGCAGTGCGGCGGCGAGGGCAAGATCATCAGCAACCCCTGCCCGGGCTGCAAGGGCGAGGGCCGGGTCAAGAAAGAGGCCACCATCAAGGTCAAGGTTCCGGCCGGAGTGGCTAACGGGAATTACATCCCCATGCGTAATCAGGGGAACATCGGGCCCAAGCTGGGACCGGCCGGAGACATCCTGGTCTACATCGAAGAAAAGGAGCACCCGCTGTTCCACCGCCACGGGGACGACCTGGTGCTGGGCCTGCCCATCTCCTACGCCCAGGCCGCCCTGGGGGCCAAAGTGACGGTGCTGATGCTGTTCGGCAAGGCTGAATTGTCCATTCCCTCCGGCACTCGCAGCGGCAAGATATTCAGGATGCGGGGCAAGGGCCTGCCGCGATTGAACTCCAGCGGCAGCGGCGACCAGTTGATCCGGGTGGAGATCTACATTCCCAATAAACTTAACTCCGAGGAGAAGAAATTGCTGAAGCAATTGGGCGAGGTCCAGAATGGCAAGGTGCCCAGCCCGCATAAGGTCGATTTGAGCCAATTTGAGGAATAA
- a CDS encoding 16S rRNA (uracil(1498)-N(3))-methyltransferase: protein MFEYFYVPPSSIEARQIVISGEEARHISRALRHKKGDQITIVDGQGGEYECTLAAISDGAVTANIFNRRCKTNETIKQVTLAQAVPKGQRMDFVIEKGTEIGLHAIIPLITENSVVKPADEKPSFNLPLIDNDSGGSKAARWQRIAIAAMKQSLRSVLPVIGEPVGFAKLSESFNNYDLLLMADEAEKKINLAAVFAMLPENRDVRKVLCLVGPEGGFSQNEKRIITEARGHIISLGTRRLRSETAGLVLSTVVLDRLGELG, encoded by the coding sequence ATGTTTGAATATTTTTACGTTCCCCCATCCTCCATCGAAGCCCGGCAGATAGTGATCTCCGGCGAGGAGGCCCGCCATATCTCCAGGGCCCTGCGGCACAAAAAGGGCGACCAGATCACCATTGTGGACGGGCAGGGCGGGGAATACGAATGCACCCTAGCGGCCATCTCCGATGGAGCGGTAACCGCCAATATCTTCAACCGGCGGTGCAAGACCAACGAGACCATCAAGCAGGTGACGCTGGCCCAGGCCGTGCCCAAGGGGCAGCGGATGGACTTTGTCATCGAGAAGGGCACAGAGATCGGGCTGCATGCCATCATCCCGCTGATCACCGAGAACTCGGTGGTCAAGCCGGCTGATGAAAAACCGAGTTTCAATCTTCCATTAATTGATAATGATTCCGGGGGCAGCAAGGCCGCCCGCTGGCAGAGGATCGCCATCGCCGCCATGAAGCAGTCCCTGCGCTCGGTCCTGCCGGTTATCGGAGAGCCGGTGGGTTTTGCCAAACTATCAGAAAGTTTCAACAATTACGATCTGCTGCTGATGGCCGATGAAGCCGAGAAGAAGATCAACCTGGCCGCCGTTTTCGCCATGCTGCCGGAGAACAGGGATGTCCGTAAAGTGCTGTGTCTGGTGGGGCCGGAGGGGGGCTTTTCCCAGAATGAGAAGAGGATCATCACCGAGGCCAGGGGGCACATCATCTCGCTGGGCACCAGGCGGCTGCGTTCCGAGACCGCCGGGCTGGTGCTGTCCACCGTGGTGCTGGACCGGCTGGGGGAGCTGGGGTAA
- a CDS encoding CvpA family protein, which yields MNWIDIIIIILLAVAVGIGFKKGLVQEIVGIVALIIAFFLALKLHLVAAAMLTKIISGLPKHIAPTVGFVAVFLIVFLAITLAGWLLSKIIKATPLDLADKIGGMVIGLVKGALIISVILLLLALAPLPKEFNHKLDRSGMIRSIRKVAPLVYEKSKGLWPKAQKLYQEFEKAPTPKKVEELKTI from the coding sequence ATGAACTGGATAGATATCATCATCATAATCCTGCTGGCGGTGGCGGTGGGGATCGGCTTCAAGAAAGGGCTGGTGCAGGAGATTGTGGGCATCGTAGCCCTGATAATTGCATTTTTCCTGGCCCTCAAACTGCACCTGGTCGCGGCCGCCATGCTGACGAAAATCATCTCCGGCCTACCCAAGCACATCGCGCCGACGGTCGGTTTTGTGGCTGTGTTCCTGATAGTATTTCTGGCTATCACCTTGGCCGGCTGGCTGCTGTCAAAAATAATCAAGGCCACCCCGCTGGACCTGGCCGACAAGATCGGCGGCATGGTCATCGGACTGGTCAAAGGCGCGCTGATAATATCGGTGATCCTGTTGTTGCTGGCCCTGGCGCCGCTGCCCAAGGAATTCAACCACAAGCTGGATCGCTCCGGAATGATCCGCTCCATCCGCAAGGTGGCCCCGCTGGTCTACGAGAAATCCAAGGGGCTGTGGCCCAAGGCCCAGAAATTATACCAGGAATTCGAGAAAGCCCCGACGCCCAAGAAAGTGGAGGAATTGAAGACAATTTAG
- a CDS encoding endonuclease MutS2: MNAHSLKILEFNFVLEALARKTGTPYGREMARGIFPSTFPAVIAEQQAITAEARKMLEAGIGLDFGNVQDIRPALGALAAEGAIIEPLELLQLGRHLEVARRIKSTMSMRKEDYILLDDLASGFRAYKELEDRIAKSIEPDGRVADRASDTLYHLRRDQEALRARIYDKLESIMNASSGSIQESVVTIREGRYVIPVKSDAKSQVKGIVHDTSSSGATVFVEPLVSVELNNKMRQVILAEKREVERILQEFSKEILDEIEPIQQNLELISQFDLLIAKARLAAEWQCSQALHTPGNYLNMTAARHPALEDPVPLDMELGDGKLTMVITGPNTGGKTVVLKTVGLLVLMNQSGMQIPAGDGSALPIFDDVFADIGDEQSISQSLSTFSSHMRQIGNIVREAGKRSLVLLDEIGAGTEPSEGSSLAIAILSDLTDKGCLTLSTTHYGALKSFVQSREGMINAAMEFDRQALKPTYRLMMGLPGASYGLEIASRLGLPDSIVAEARTRLDSKSIKLEELIADIEDTKRRMEQREREASDELDAARKMSQEYQSKLQGLKDELKELKQQAKQEARDILAQARSASEMAVAGIKKEQASKDSIKQSRNILADTESKLGLGSSEESKDEDDHLTIKEPLKMGQTVYVPSVHKEGEVVALPDSGGKVKVQVGGIRMTLKLNHLRSLQRGKEAKAGLAKTTLEEERHFNSELHLLGMRAEESLELVDRYLDEAVMLGINSVRIVHGKGAGVLRQVVKEALTKDSRVRSFRLGEWNEGQDGVTVVELK; encoded by the coding sequence ATGAACGCTCATAGTTTAAAAATATTAGAATTCAATTTCGTCCTGGAAGCATTGGCCCGCAAGACCGGCACGCCATATGGCCGGGAGATGGCCCGGGGTATCTTTCCGTCCACCTTCCCGGCCGTGATCGCCGAACAGCAGGCCATAACCGCCGAGGCCAGAAAAATGCTGGAGGCCGGCATCGGGCTGGATTTTGGTAACGTCCAGGATATCCGCCCGGCGCTGGGAGCGCTGGCGGCCGAGGGGGCCATCATCGAACCTCTGGAGCTGCTGCAACTGGGACGCCATCTGGAGGTGGCCCGCCGGATAAAGTCCACCATGAGTATGCGCAAGGAGGATTATATCCTGCTGGACGATCTAGCCTCAGGTTTTCGGGCCTACAAGGAGCTGGAGGACCGGATCGCCAAATCCATCGAGCCCGACGGACGGGTGGCCGACCGGGCCAGCGATACCCTGTATCACCTGCGGCGCGACCAGGAGGCCCTGCGGGCGAGGATCTACGACAAGCTGGAAAGCATCATGAACGCTTCGTCCGGCTCCATCCAGGAATCGGTGGTCACCATTCGGGAGGGGCGCTATGTGATCCCGGTCAAGTCCGACGCCAAGTCGCAGGTCAAGGGCATCGTGCACGACACCTCGTCCTCCGGGGCCACGGTGTTCGTCGAGCCGCTGGTGTCCGTTGAATTGAACAACAAGATGCGGCAGGTGATCCTGGCCGAGAAGCGCGAGGTGGAGAGGATCCTGCAGGAATTCTCCAAGGAGATACTGGACGAGATCGAGCCCATCCAGCAGAACCTGGAGTTGATCTCGCAGTTCGATCTGCTGATAGCCAAGGCCCGCCTGGCCGCCGAATGGCAGTGCTCCCAGGCCCTGCATACTCCGGGAAATTACCTGAATATGACGGCCGCCCGGCATCCGGCTTTGGAAGATCCGGTTCCGCTGGATATGGAGCTGGGCGACGGCAAGCTGACCATGGTGATCACCGGGCCAAACACCGGAGGCAAGACGGTGGTCTTGAAAACTGTCGGCCTGCTGGTGCTGATGAACCAGTCGGGGATGCAGATCCCGGCCGGAGATGGCAGCGCCCTGCCCATATTCGACGATGTGTTCGCCGATATCGGCGACGAGCAGTCCATCTCCCAATCGCTGTCCACCTTCTCCTCGCACATGCGGCAGATAGGCAACATCGTCCGGGAAGCCGGAAAAAGATCGCTGGTGTTGCTGGATGAGATCGGGGCCGGCACCGAGCCATCCGAGGGATCGTCGCTGGCCATCGCCATCCTGTCGGACCTGACCGACAAGGGGTGTTTGACCCTCTCCACCACCCATTACGGAGCGCTGAAAAGCTTCGTCCAGAGCCGGGAGGGGATGATCAACGCCGCCATGGAATTCGACCGCCAGGCCTTGAAGCCCACCTACCGCCTGATGATGGGCCTGCCCGGCGCCAGCTACGGGCTGGAGATAGCCTCGCGGCTGGGACTGCCGGATAGCATCGTGGCCGAGGCCCGGACCAGGCTGGACTCCAAGTCCATCAAACTGGAGGAATTGATCGCCGATATCGAAGACACCAAACGCCGGATGGAACAGCGGGAACGGGAGGCCTCCGATGAACTGGACGCAGCCAGAAAAATGTCACAGGAATACCAGTCCAAGCTGCAGGGGCTGAAGGATGAACTGAAAGAACTTAAACAGCAGGCCAAGCAGGAGGCCAGGGATATTTTGGCCCAGGCCCGCAGCGCCTCGGAGATGGCGGTGGCCGGCATCAAGAAAGAACAGGCCTCCAAGGACAGCATCAAGCAGTCCCGGAATATTCTGGCCGATACCGAATCCAAGCTGGGCCTGGGATCTTCTGAGGAGTCAAAGGATGAGGACGACCACCTGACCATAAAGGAGCCTTTGAAGATGGGCCAGACGGTATATGTGCCGTCGGTCCATAAGGAGGGCGAGGTGGTGGCCTTGCCCGATTCCGGAGGCAAGGTCAAGGTTCAGGTGGGAGGCATCCGGATGACCCTGAAGCTCAATCATCTCCGGTCGCTGCAAAGGGGCAAGGAAGCCAAGGCCGGCCTGGCCAAAACCACGCTGGAGGAGGAGAGACATTTCAATTCCGAGCTTCACCTGCTGGGAATGCGGGCCGAGGAATCGCTGGAGCTGGTGGACCGCTACTTAGATGAGGCGGTGATGCTGGGGATAAATTCGGTCAGGATAGTGCACGGCAAGGGTGCCGGGGTGCTGCGCCAGGTGGTCAAAGAGGCCCTGACCAAGGATTCCCGGGTGAGATCATTCCGCTTGGGCGAATGGAACGAGGGCCAGGACGGGGTGACGGTAGTGGAGCTGAAATGA
- a CDS encoding IS1595 family transposase, whose protein sequence is MKTNIIQNNFQPHAIRSVMDFMKYFNTDEKCLEYLINLKWGEDGWHCSRCGYGDYSLITTRNLLRCKKCAYDESYISNTVMRGTRKPLTQWFWAIYTIATQKTGISAMELYRQMGFGSYKTAWAWLHKLRLAMIDPDRQKLNFDVEMDETYIFTGDERGRSMSGEKVLILCAVEVIKNPKKTVSGQIRLRSVESASQVNINSFVKDHVMPHSTIRTDGWKGYNGLSKIGYVHKLMRLDSPEDASKKLPRVHRVFANLQSWLIGTHKFVSKKHVQNYLNEYTTRFNARQHPIEVFNDILRLTLLAEPRTLRGFMEPERPFYPNPA, encoded by the coding sequence ATGAAAACAAACATCATTCAAAATAACTTCCAGCCCCATGCCATCCGTTCCGTGATGGACTTTATGAAATACTTCAACACGGACGAGAAGTGCTTGGAATACCTGATAAACCTTAAGTGGGGCGAGGACGGCTGGCACTGCTCCCGCTGTGGTTATGGTGATTACAGCCTGATCACCACCCGCAACCTGCTGCGGTGTAAAAAGTGCGCCTACGATGAATCGTATATATCCAATACGGTCATGCGGGGCACTCGCAAGCCGCTTACCCAGTGGTTTTGGGCCATCTACACAATAGCCACCCAAAAGACTGGGATCAGCGCAATGGAGCTTTACCGGCAGATGGGCTTCGGCAGTTATAAAACAGCTTGGGCCTGGCTTCATAAGTTACGGCTGGCAATGATTGATCCTGATCGCCAAAAGCTAAACTTCGATGTCGAAATGGACGAGACCTATATCTTTACCGGGGACGAGCGGGGCCGGTCAATGTCCGGCGAAAAGGTTTTGATCCTGTGCGCTGTTGAGGTTATAAAAAATCCCAAAAAGACCGTTTCCGGGCAAATCCGCCTGCGCTCGGTGGAATCGGCCAGCCAGGTCAACATCAATTCGTTTGTCAAAGACCACGTAATGCCACATAGCACCATCAGGACTGATGGCTGGAAGGGCTACAACGGATTATCTAAAATCGGGTATGTCCACAAGCTCATGCGTCTTGATAGCCCGGAGGATGCCAGCAAAAAGCTACCGAGAGTTCATCGGGTATTCGCAAATCTGCAATCCTGGCTGATAGGAACCCACAAATTCGTGTCGAAAAAGCACGTTCAGAACTACTTGAACGAATATACTACCAGATTTAACGCCCGCCAGCACCCAATAGAGGTCTTTAACGACATTTTGCGGCTTACCTTGCTGGCAGAACCAAGGACTTTACGGGGATTTATGGAGCCAGAACGGCCATTTTACCCCAATCCGGCGTAA
- a CDS encoding DUF1846 domain-containing protein, translated as MMQGFDNEKYLRLQTEAILKRVEKFGDKLYLEFGGKIIYDYHAARVLPGFHPNVKMQLLQQLKDQADIILCIYAGDIERRKIRADFGITYDVDALKLIDDLKDRGLSVKAVVITRFDGQPSATIFKNKLQHRGITVYTHRYTKGYPTDVDTVVSDEGYGANDYIETDKPLVVVTGPGPGSGKLATCLSQLYHDHRRGHKSGYAKFETFPIWNIPLKHPVNVAYEAATADIRDYNMIDPFHLEAYGKTSINYNRDVEVFPVLRRILVKIMDDPLYKSPTDMGVNCAGFGIVDDQAVQLASQQEIIRRFFRYRCEHVMGFVDKETIQRVELLMDDLGLKPEDRPVVEPARQAAAEGQDCGKGNEGIFCGTAIQLPDGSIIAGKNSSQMHAASSLVLNAVKQLAGIPDQIHLISPAIIESIANLDRNILKERTVSLDLEETLIALAVSAMTNPTAQMALEHLKELHGCEVHSTHIPTPGDEEGLRKLGVNLTSDPNFSSHSLFVV; from the coding sequence ATGATGCAAGGTTTTGACAACGAGAAATACCTGCGCCTGCAGACCGAGGCCATCCTGAAGAGGGTCGAGAAATTCGGCGACAAGCTGTACCTGGAGTTCGGCGGCAAGATCATCTACGACTATCACGCCGCCCGGGTGCTGCCGGGATTCCATCCCAATGTCAAAATGCAGCTGCTGCAGCAGCTGAAGGATCAGGCCGATATCATCCTGTGCATCTATGCCGGCGACATCGAGCGCCGGAAGATCCGGGCCGATTTCGGCATCACCTACGACGTGGATGCGCTCAAGCTGATAGACGACCTGAAAGACAGGGGATTGTCGGTCAAGGCGGTGGTCATCACCCGGTTCGACGGCCAGCCCTCGGCCACCATATTCAAGAACAAACTCCAGCACCGGGGGATCACTGTCTACACTCACCGCTATACCAAGGGGTATCCCACCGATGTCGACACTGTGGTCAGCGACGAAGGTTACGGCGCCAACGATTACATAGAAACCGACAAGCCGCTGGTGGTGGTTACCGGGCCCGGCCCGGGCAGCGGCAAGCTGGCCACCTGCCTGTCCCAGTTGTACCATGACCACCGCCGGGGACACAAATCAGGCTACGCCAAGTTCGAGACCTTTCCCATCTGGAACATACCGCTCAAGCATCCGGTAAACGTGGCCTACGAGGCAGCCACCGCCGACATCCGGGACTACAACATGATAGATCCCTTCCATCTTGAAGCCTACGGCAAGACCTCGATCAACTACAACCGGGACGTCGAGGTGTTCCCGGTGCTGCGCCGGATCCTGGTGAAGATCATGGACGATCCGCTTTACAAGTCGCCCACCGACATGGGCGTCAACTGCGCCGGGTTCGGAATCGTAGATGACCAGGCCGTACAGCTGGCTTCGCAGCAGGAGATCATCAGGCGCTTCTTCCGCTACCGTTGCGAGCACGTGATGGGTTTCGTGGACAAGGAGACCATCCAGAGGGTGGAGTTATTGATGGACGATCTGGGCCTTAAGCCGGAGGACCGGCCGGTGGTGGAACCGGCCCGCCAGGCTGCGGCCGAGGGACAGGACTGCGGCAAGGGGAACGAGGGCATCTTCTGCGGGACCGCCATCCAGCTGCCGGACGGCTCGATAATCGCCGGCAAGAATTCCTCCCAGATGCACGCCGCCTCCAGCCTGGTGCTCAACGCGGTCAAGCAATTGGCCGGGATCCCCGACCAGATCCACCTGATCTCGCCGGCCATCATAGAATCCATTGCCAACCTGGACCGCAACATCCTCAAGGAGAGGACGGTCAGCCTGGACCTGGAGGAGACCCTGATCGCCCTGGCCGTCAGCGCCATGACCAACCCCACCGCCCAGATGGCCCTGGAGCATTTGAAGGAACTCCATGGCTGCGAGGTGCACAGCACCCACATTCCCACCCCTGGCGACGAGGAGGGGCTGCGCAAGCTGGGGGTCAACCTGACCAGCGACCCCAATTTTTCCAGCCACAGTTTGTTTGTGGTCTGA
- a CDS encoding helix-hairpin-helix domain-containing protein: MKELQSIPGVGPSIARDLHQLGIRRVADLKGRDPEKLYLQSCNKAGKQIDRCLLYVYRCAVYYASARKPDPKLLKWWNWKDGIVDNKKRG; the protein is encoded by the coding sequence ATAAAAGAGCTACAGTCCATCCCCGGAGTGGGACCCAGCATCGCCCGGGACCTGCACCAGCTTGGGATCCGCCGGGTGGCCGATCTCAAGGGCCGTGATCCGGAGAAATTATACCTGCAGTCCTGCAATAAGGCCGGAAAACAGATCGATCGCTGCCTGCTCTACGTATACCGCTGTGCGGTCTATTATGCCTCGGCCAGGAAACCCGATCCGAAACTTTTAAAATGGTGGAACTGGAAGGATGGGATTGTCGATAATAAAAAAAGAGGATAG
- a CDS encoding RNA-binding protein: MNLFAGNLAKEMTEAELKEIFEKFGQVASVALVMDRYSGQPRGFAFVDMPVKSEALAAIDNLSGRVALKGKAIFVKEARPQEKGHGGHRPSNRNKRR, from the coding sequence ATGAATTTATTTGCAGGAAACCTGGCCAAGGAAATGACCGAAGCCGAGCTGAAGGAGATCTTCGAGAAGTTCGGTCAGGTGGCATCGGTGGCCCTGGTGATGGACAGATACAGCGGCCAGCCCCGCGGCTTTGCCTTTGTGGATATGCCGGTGAAATCGGAGGCCCTGGCGGCCATAGACAATCTGAGCGGCCGGGTAGCCCTTAAGGGCAAGGCCATCTTCGTCAAGGAGGCCCGCCCCCAGGAGAAGGGCCACGGAGGCCATCGTCCCTCGAATCGCAATAAAAGAAGATAA